The DNA window GGACTATTACCGCCGTTCCGTGCTGGTCGTCGTGAAAAACCGGTATATCCAGTCTTTCCTTAAGCTTTCTCTCGATCTCGAAGCATCGGGGGGCGGCGATATCCTCCAGGTTGATGCCGCCGAATCCGCTGGATATCATAGCTGTTGTCTCAACTATCACGTCCACGTCCTTGCTGCCGACGCAGATCGGGAAGGCGTCGACCCCGGCGAAACGCTTGAAGAGAACCGCCTTGCCCTCCATCACGGGAAGTCCGGCGGCTGGACCTATGTCGCCCAACCCCAGGACGGCGCTTCCGTCGGTTACGACTGCCACCATGTTCCCCTTGGTCGTGTAGGTATACACGTCCTCGGGATTTTCCTTGATCTTACGACAAGGCTCGGCGACGCCGGGCGTGTATACCACCGCCAGATCGTGCATATCCTTCACGGGAATTCGACTCTCCACGCTGAGTTTACCCTTGGCCTCGGCGTGGGCCTTCAACGCCTCCATATAGATACCCGAATCGCTCACAGAGATCTCTCCTTTCAGATCTAAACCGGTCTGTCGACAGGTTCTTACCGTCATGACAGCTACACTGTACCGGGATAAAGCCCGAACATCAACGTATTAGAACACAAAAAAGACTTTTGGTCATTTCGGTCACGAAGAGACAAAAAAGCAGGCGAACCTAAACAGGTCCGCCTGCCCCATAGATACCGCCACTCTATATAGACACCCTGGAGGAACTTCTGCCTTGATCAAACAACTCCTGAAGTAGTGCAGAATCATCCATGTCGAAGATCAGATCCCGAAAATAGGTATCCTCCACCCCGAGGTCGGAATATATATCGTCCTTGAATAAAGAATCCACCTCGGAGAACATCTGACCGAGAGGGCTGGTCACGTCGATCATACGAAGATCGGAAAAGTCCGCTCCTAGGGAAAAGGCCATGGTCCCCAGGGGACCGTCCACCTTGTTCTGAAGGTCCAGCAAGTCCCTGTTCACCGATAGGTCCTTTCTCGCTCCACCTGAGTCGGAGGATTTCATTTTCTCCACGAATTCCTCGAACTTTGCGGACATGTCCCATATCTTCTTGAGATCGTCGTCTATCCTGTCCGTTATCTCGCCCGATCTCTCCGGATCGATCAGCATCATGTCGTCCTGGGCAAACATCGGCTCGGACGCCACTTCCGAAAGGCTCTTCCCAGATTCTCCGGCCTCCGCCAAGGCGGAGATGAGTTTGTCCGTGTGACTCTCCAAAACATTGCCCTTGCCCGTGGCGACAAGCGTAACATAATGTACCGTATCACCGTTTATCATTGGGGCACCTTCCTCTGGATCAAGTTTTCTGGCACCAAAGATCCGCAAGCCATCAAGACCTAGATTACCTAGATTGACTTTATTTAAAGACTGATCAGAGGAGAGATCCAAGAAGCAACCGTAAAATCCATATTCGTCGGATCCTTCAACTCCCTCACCTACTATGCTTTTCGCTCCGTCAGTAGGGAGGGTGGACTCGTAGGTCTTTCCGGCCAACTTCAAGGCCACAGAATGGATTTCCCTATGCAAATCTGACTGAAACTCAGCCATTCTGGACTGAAGCAACAGCCTCTCGTCCTCCGAAAGCGACTCCTCCCCTTTTTCGGAGATCAGCTTCATTCCCTGCATAACCTTGCCTATTCTCTCGAATCCATCCCTTATGGTGGACACCGCCTGACTTTCCTCCAAGGAAAGCTCCTCCGTGGACGAGGTCTTCAGAACACTTCCGCTTTCCAGCTTTCGACCTCCCACCCGGAGTCCTGCCGCTTGATATCCTAGGCTCTTTCCCCATATACCGGAAAGATTCTGATCGTTTCCGTATATCCTCATAGTTCTCTACCTTTTTACTAACATCAACAACACAAGCCCCGATAGAAGCATAGAGAAATTCCTGGACACGAACATCTCCTCCTTGAAAATCATCAGATATTCGTGGCACCCTCCATTATTTTTATCGACGTTATCATTTTAAACCATTAGTTTTTAGATAATAACCAAGACAACAAACACAAACTGCGAACTATTCCATCCAGTCTCATATTACGCAAAACATGCTGCGGACCTAAAGTCTGGATATCTCGATGTCGTTATCTCTATCGTACGGTGAGTCAGACATGGCCTGAAGACTGTTGTCCATACCAATTCATGATATATACTCTTACTAAACTAAACGCCGGGATTCCTCGGTTAAGGAGTGATAGGTGTGAGAGTCTTTCTTTATTCTGTTCTTTGCTCCGTCCTTTTTACTACCGTCTTATGCCCCACCGCCGACTCCGAGGTTAGATCAGGCGAGTACGACGTCATAGTTGTCGGTGCGGGATCGGGAGGCACCGCCGCAGCGATCCAGGCCGCCAGGTGCGGGGCTTCGGTCGCCCTGGTGGACGAGACCGGCTGGATCGGCGGACAGATCACCGCCGCGGCGGTCTCCACCATGGACGACGTGGGGCACAACAGATCGGGATTATATCTGGAGTTTATAAGAAGGGTCAGAGAAAGCTACGGAGCGACGGGAACCGACGTCAACATATGCTACTGGGGAAACGACACCATAGCGACGGAGCCCAAGGTGGCAGAGGAGATATTTCTCGACATGCTGAGAGGAGCGGCTCCCGGCAAGGTCGAACTCTTCCTCCACAGGACGCCGGAGGCGGTCCTGACGGAGGAAAATCGAGTCACAGGGATTATCCTGAAAGACGGCGATTCGGGAACGATAATGCTCAAAGGGAAGGTCACGATAGATGCAACGGAATGCGGCGATCTGCTTCCAATGACCCCGGCTAGATACAGGGCGGGAAACTCCCTGTCCACCAACCTGGATATGGACGGGGAGATACAGGACATAACCTGGGTCGCAGTTATAAAGAGCGAGGACTCGATCCCGGAGGAACTGAAGGTAAAAAGACCGGACGGATACGACAGAGACGTGGGGAGGTTCAGAAGAGTGGTGACCACCGACGGGGCCACCTGGCCGGGACAAGCCCCCTTCGACTTCGCCAGTCACAAAGCCTACAGAGCCCTTCCGGACAGGGGCAATCCACACAGAATAGAGGGAGGGGAGTCGGAGACCTGGCCCTACATAACCAGGACCTGCGTCAACTGGGCCAACGACGTTCCCGCCAACGGCCCCGATCACGTGGGACTGACCGTCCGCTATCTGGAGGACAAAGACTACAGACGGCTGGTAAACGGAGAGGCCATCGGCAGGACGTTGAGGTTCATCCACTACGTCCAGACCGAACTGGGGCTGTCCAACTGGACGGTGGACCGGTCTCAAGGATACGGAGAAAGAGGGGACCGTATAAGGGACAGAGCCCTATATCTGGACGAGAGTAACGACGCCGTTCTGAACCACTTCCCACCAATTCCCTACGTCAGAGAGAGTCGAAGGATCGTCGGAATCGAGACAATGACGGCCAAGACCGTCGCCAGAGACATACGACTCGGCCGAGCGGTGGAAAACAGGACGAACTCGATCGCCCTCGGTGAATATCCTCTGGACATCCATGGATCCAGGGTCCCAGGAAGCCTGGAATCGGATCTAGGAGAGTCTATGGCCGACTATCCAGGCGAGTGGAGATCCGACGAGGGAGTCTTCCAGGTGCCCTACGGAGCCCTTATTCCGGAGACGGTGGACGGCCTCTTAGCCGCGGAGAAGAACATATCGGTGTCCAGGCTGGTCAACGGGGCGACGAGGTTGCAACCCATAACGATATTGACTGGCCAGGCGGCGGGAGCCATAGCAGCCCTCAGCTCCCTCTCCCACCGAGATCCAAGGAACCTGCCGGTCATATCGGTCCAAGACGTCCTTTTGAGGGGTAAGAGCGCCCTGTCGCTGTATTCCTTTTTCGACGTCCAGCCGGACCATCCCCATTGGAGGGGCGTCCAGGGAGCGACCCTCTACGGATACTTCGATCCCATGACGCCGGTGATCTTCGGAACCTCCCTGCCGGTGGAGGAACGACACATGTCCTACATGATATCCAGGGCCTTCTACGTGAGGGACCTTGAGGGAGGCGATCTTTTCGTCTCCAGATCGGATTTCGTGGAAAGACTGAAGAAGACGGCCCCCCGATGGGAACCGTCTTCTATGGACTGGGATGGACCACCGGAGGAACTGATCTCCCGAGGAGAGGCCGTCACAGCAGTATGGGACGCACTGGTTCAGTCGGTTCCACTCAGATAGGAGTCCATGGCCTCGACCACCTTCTTGGAGAAACGGACCGCCTCCACGACGGTCTTCGCTCCGGTCACGACGTCACCGGAGGCGAAGACCCCGTCTCTGGAGGTACGACCGGAATCGTCGGCGACGAGAAAATCCTCTCTGGTCTCTATGCCGTCCCTGCTGGATCCTATGAGAGACCGGGGCCCCTGGCTGACCGCCACTATCACCGACTCGCAGGGGAAGAAGTCCTCCTCTCCGTCTCTAGCGAAACGAACTCCCTTGGAAGTTATCGCGACGGGCGTGCTCTCCAGCATAAAATCGACCCCGTCGATCTGGGCGTATTCCACCTCGATCTTGCGGGCCGGCATCTCCTCCCAGCCTTTTCGGTACATCACAGTGACATGGGAGACTCCCTTGCGGACGGCGGTCCTTGCGACATCCATGGCGGTGTTGCCGGCCCCTATCACGCACAGGGTTCGACCCAAACGGTAGACATCCGGGTTCTTCAGATAATCTATGGCGAAATGACAGTTACCCAAGGATTCCCCCGGTATTCCCAGCCCCTTGGGCCTCCACACGCCGGTCCCTACGAACACGGCGGAGAAACCGTCCCTAAACAGATCGTCCAGACCCAGGGTCGTACCGATGGTGGTATTGGGCCTTATCGTGACTCCGAGCTTCCTTAGGTTGGCCTCCAGCCCGTCGATCAGGTCCTTGGGAAGGCGGAACTCGGGAATTCCGTAACGCATCACTCCCCCGATCTGGTCCTTTCCCTCGTAGATGGTTATTGAATACCCCCTCAAAGCCAGAAGAAAGGCTATGGTTATCCCGGCGGGACCGGAGCCGACTATGGCAACGGACTTGCCCTTCTTCGGCAGGGGCTCCAGGTCCATAACGTTCATGTAGAATGACGATATGTAGTGTTCTATGTCGCTTATCCTTATGGGGGCTCCTTTGCGTCCGAGTACGCAGTGCCCTTCGCACTGACGCTCCTGAGGACACACTATGGAACACACCACCGAAAGGGGGTTGTTCTGGAACAGGGTCCTTCCGGCGGAAACTATCTGGCCGTCCACCAACATCCTTATCATGTCCGGTATGGCGGTGTTCACCGGACAGCCCTTGACGCAGGCCCCACACCTTATACAGCGACGGGCCTCCTCCAGTATGTGCATCTCCATGGCTCTCTCTCCTTATTTATACGATATACACCGAAAGGATTTCAGCATCATACCTCAGGCCCGTCGAATTGCCAATCTTACTTTAACATAAAGATAGCTATCACATACACAAAGGCCCGGCCGTCACTGGATCCACTTTTTTCTGATGGACCTGAGGCTCACCATAAAGAGCAAGGAGGCAAAGCCGACCAGTGCCAGCCAATCCACCGGAACAGATATGAGCCCTTGCCCCTCCAGTATCCACCTCATAAGGTCGACCCCGTAGGTAAGGGGCAACATGTAGGAGAGGGGACGGAGAAAGATGGGAAGACTGGAAACGGGAAAGAAAAGCCCGCATAGAAACAGCATGGGAAAGCGGAAGAAGTTAGAGAGGGTCTGGGCCTCGAACACCTCCTTAACCGACACGGCAATGAAAAGCCCCATGAAGGTACAGACGACGGAAAGCACCGCACCGGCCGCCAGGATGGAGGGTACAGACGCCCCGGAGAGATCGTAGAAAAACGACGCCATCCAGAAGGGTATCATGCAGTTCAACACTCCGAAGGCTATGGCTCCGGAGGTCTTGGCCGCCATCAGCATCTCCAGAGGCAGAGGGGCCAGAAGAAGTCGATCGAAGGACCGTCCCTTCCTCTCGAAGGTCACGGTTACCGCCAACATGGATGTCGTACCGAACAGGACGGACAGGGACATTATTCCCGGAAGGAGGGCCCTCACATCCTCCATTGAACCTCCCGACCGTATCAGGAACATGGCGGTCCAGGCAAGGGGAAAGAGGATCCCCCAGCTGATGTTCGGGGGCTTGAGGTAATAGGCCCTGACGTCTTTGACGAGAATATTCCAGTAGGCTATCCACCATGAGGGTCTTATACCGGCTCTCATCATCGTTCATCCTCCATCTCCGCCACCTGCAAGAAGACACCCTCCAGGGTAGACACGATCCTCCGGGCCTCCAAAACCTCGAAGCCTCCGTCCTCCAGCGTTCTGACCATCGCTCCCACCGACAAGTAAGTCTCGGATCTGGCTGTAACGGCACCCCGTCCTGACGGCTCGAAAGAGACGGCTGGGAATGCCGATCGGAGAATGAATTCAGCAGGACCGTCTCCTTCCCCGTCGAATCGTAAAAGTATGGCCTCTCCCCTTCGATCTTTTTTGAGCAATCCCTCCATGGTGTCGGTGAGAACTATTCTACCGGAACGGATGAAAGCCACTCTATCGCAGAGTCTCTCTGCCTCCTCCAGATAGTGGGTCGTCAGAAACACGGTGGTTCCGTTCTCGTTCAAACTCCTTATCATCGAACGAATGGTCCTGGCGCTGACGACGTCTATGCCGGTGGTCGGCTCGTCCAGAAAGAGCACCGAAGGTTTGTGGATCACTCCGGCGGCTATGGTCAACCTGCGTCCCATTCCCTTCGAGTACCCTCCGAAACGTCTTTTCGCCGCATCTGCAAGGCCGACTGTATCGAGAAGCTCTTTAGCCCTGGCGATCCTCTCTTTTTTTCTCATTCCGTAGAGGGCCCCGCAAAAACAGAGGTTCTCGAAGCCGGTGAGTTCCGGATAAAGGGAGCTTTCATCCGGGACCACCCCTATTAGGTGCTGGACCGGTTTTCTGTCCGACGTACAGTCCAGGCCTCCTAGCTCTATACTGCCTCCGTCCGGACGGGCCAGGCCGGTAAGCATGTTTATGGTCGTGGTCTTTCCCGCTCCGTTCGGCCCCAGAAAACCGAAGATCTCCCCCTTCTCCACCTCGAAGGAAACCCCCTTCACGGCTTCCACCGATCCGAAGGACTTCGAAAGCCCTATTACCTTTATTTCCGGATTTATCAAGAACAATCCCCTCCTTTAGCGTCCAAAAGCCTGTAAAGGTTGACAGGACGACCTACGTCCCTATGAAGAGGCTCCACCGCAGCCCTGTTTATGGACACGAGATACTCGAGGTATCTCCTCGCTGTTACCCTGGAGACGCCGGCCCTAACTGCGACCTCGTCGGCTGAGAGGGCCCCTTCCTCTTCCATGAGTATCGACCTTACCCGATCCAGCTGAACCGACCCCAATCCCTTGGGAAGACATCTGTCTCTCTTCTCCCGAGCTCCTCTTCGCATTATCCTGTCTATGGCTCCCTGGTCAAGGTCTCCCTTTTGTGCCCAATATAAAAGGTAACCCTCCATAGCCTCTTTGAACCTCTCGTAGGTAAAGGGTTTCACTATATAGTCGAAGGCTCCGAAGCGCATCACGTCCCTGACGGTATCGGTCTCATGAGCGGCGGAGACCACTATGACGTCCACGTTTCGACGTCTTCGACGGATTTCGTGCAGTGTCTCCAGACCGTCCAGCTCGGGCATGTAGATGTCCAGGATGACCAGATCCACGCTTCTCTGTTCCAAAACCTTCAGGCCGTCCATCCCGTTCGCCCCGAGCCCTACGAGCTCGAAACCTGGTATGGATAGGACGAAACGTTTGTGAATATCCATTACCATCGGGTCGTCCTCGACTATGAGAACCCTTATATCGCTCACGATCTACTCCCTCCGTTCGGCAGGTTCACCAGGAACTCGGTGGAGACCCCTTCCCTGGACTCCAGGTTGATCTCCCCTCCGTAGGCTTCCACCAGAGACTTGACGTTGAAAAGTCCGTACCCGCCGTGGCCTTCGCCCTTGGTGGAGAAACCCCTCTCGAATATATCCTCTTCCAGGTTTTCCGGGATGCCGGGCCCGGTGTCCTTTACCGATATTATTATCCGCCCCGACTCGTCGAACAAAGACAGGTAGATCCTCCGTCTCTCCCTCGACACGTCCATAAGGGCGTTCATACCGTTCTCCAGCAGGTTCCCCAGTATCGCCACGAGGGCGTTGGAATCGACCCTTCCAGGAGGTCCCAGATAGCTATCTTCGTCTATTCGAAACTCGATCCCCAACTCCCGACAACGGCCCATCTTCCCCAGTATCAGGCCACCTACCGACGGGTTTTTTATCCTTCTCGCGATGAAGGACATCACCGATTGGGTAGACTGGACGGTCTCTGATATGAAGGCGACGGCTCGGTCGTGTTCCCCGAGCTGAACCAGCCCACTTATGGTCTGAAGCTTATTCAGAAACTCGTGGTTTCTCACCCTCAAGGCATCGACGTAACGTCTGACACCGGTCAGCTCCTCCGCCATCGAAGTGACCTCGGACATATCCCTGAAACTGGCCACGGCTCCAACCGTTCTTTCCTGACATACTATGGGCACCCTGTTGGTGAGTATCCTGGAGTTCTCCGACACCTGCTCTCTGTCGTATTCGGGAACACCGGAACTCAACACCTGAGGAAGACGGCTGTTCGGGACGACTACGTCCACTTGACGCCCTATCACGCCCGAATCAGGAAGCCCCAAGAGCCGCCGAGCCTCGCCGTTTACGAGGGTTACCTTGCCGGTCTCGTCCACGGCCAGGATCCCCTCTTTTATCGATTCCAGCATGGCCTCTCTTTCCCAGAGGAACCTGTCTATCTCCTCCGGCTCGAAGCCTCTCATAGATTGCTTGACACCGTCGGCGAGCACGGTAGCTCCCACTATGCCGACCACCAACCCTAGAGCAAGAGCCATGAGAACGTTGGTCGTCAGTCTCCAGGTCTCTGCGTTTACCCTGTCGATAAGTATACCGACGAGTACCGCTCCCACCAGCTCGCCATTCCTGTAAATTGGAGCGAAAGCCCTCAGGGAGGGGCCTAGCGTTCCGACCGCCCGCGAGACGTAAGATTCTCCAAGGAGCGATCTTCCTTCGTCTCCTCCCACCACTCTCTTGCCTATCCTCTCAGGGACCTTGTGGGAATATCGAATCCCGTCCGTGTCTATCACCACGACGAACTCGGTCCCAGTCTTCTTTCTTACGCCGTCCGCTATGGGTTGAATTGCCTCCGCCCCGTCGGGTCGACCGACGTTATCGATTATCCCTGGAATGTGAGCCACGGACAAAGCGATGTCCATAGCGTCCTCCGCCATGCTCCTCTCGAACATGGGAATGACCGTTCCCCTTATGACCAGACCTGTCACCAGAGAACTCATCAGAAAGAAACAAAAGACGAGCCCTATCACCTTGCCTTTGAGAGACAGACGAAAGAAATTACCCATCAGCTCGCCGAACTAACCGAAACCCCCTGGGGAACCTTCATCTCAGGATCGTCGGTTATCACGTGCCCGAAGCTCTCGGCCGACGCTATCAAGGAAGGCGCGGCCGCACCTATCTTGCTGGAATCGACCATCAGGTAGAGCTGCTTCGTGTTGTTCACCACCACCTGTTTAACACCTGCGGTGAAAGGG is part of the Dethiosulfovibrio russensis genome and encodes:
- a CDS encoding FAD-dependent oxidoreductase gives rise to the protein MRVFLYSVLCSVLFTTVLCPTADSEVRSGEYDVIVVGAGSGGTAAAIQAARCGASVALVDETGWIGGQITAAAVSTMDDVGHNRSGLYLEFIRRVRESYGATGTDVNICYWGNDTIATEPKVAEEIFLDMLRGAAPGKVELFLHRTPEAVLTEENRVTGIILKDGDSGTIMLKGKVTIDATECGDLLPMTPARYRAGNSLSTNLDMDGEIQDITWVAVIKSEDSIPEELKVKRPDGYDRDVGRFRRVVTTDGATWPGQAPFDFASHKAYRALPDRGNPHRIEGGESETWPYITRTCVNWANDVPANGPDHVGLTVRYLEDKDYRRLVNGEAIGRTLRFIHYVQTELGLSNWTVDRSQGYGERGDRIRDRALYLDESNDAVLNHFPPIPYVRESRRIVGIETMTAKTVARDIRLGRAVENRTNSIALGEYPLDIHGSRVPGSLESDLGESMADYPGEWRSDEGVFQVPYGALIPETVDGLLAAEKNISVSRLVNGATRLQPITILTGQAAGAIAALSSLSHRDPRNLPVISVQDVLLRGKSALSLYSFFDVQPDHPHWRGVQGATLYGYFDPMTPVIFGTSLPVEERHMSYMISRAFYVRDLEGGDLFVSRSDFVERLKKTAPRWEPSSMDWDGPPEELISRGEAVTAVWDALVQSVPLR
- a CDS encoding NAD(P)-dependent oxidoreductase; the protein is MEMHILEEARRCIRCGACVKGCPVNTAIPDMIRMLVDGQIVSAGRTLFQNNPLSVVCSIVCPQERQCEGHCVLGRKGAPIRISDIEHYISSFYMNVMDLEPLPKKGKSVAIVGSGPAGITIAFLLALRGYSITIYEGKDQIGGVMRYGIPEFRLPKDLIDGLEANLRKLGVTIRPNTTIGTTLGLDDLFRDGFSAVFVGTGVWRPKGLGIPGESLGNCHFAIDYLKNPDVYRLGRTLCVIGAGNTAMDVARTAVRKGVSHVTVMYRKGWEEMPARKIEVEYAQIDGVDFMLESTPVAITSKGVRFARDGEEDFFPCESVIVAVSQGPRSLIGSSRDGIETREDFLVADDSGRTSRDGVFASGDVVTGAKTVVEAVRFSKKVVEAMDSYLSGTD
- a CDS encoding ABC transporter permease, producing the protein MMRAGIRPSWWIAYWNILVKDVRAYYLKPPNISWGILFPLAWTAMFLIRSGGSMEDVRALLPGIMSLSVLFGTTSMLAVTVTFERKGRSFDRLLLAPLPLEMLMAAKTSGAIAFGVLNCMIPFWMASFFYDLSGASVPSILAAGAVLSVVCTFMGLFIAVSVKEVFEAQTLSNFFRFPMLFLCGLFFPVSSLPIFLRPLSYMLPLTYGVDLMRWILEGQGLISVPVDWLALVGFASLLFMVSLRSIRKKWIQ
- a CDS encoding ABC transporter ATP-binding protein, with amino-acid sequence MINPEIKVIGLSKSFGSVEAVKGVSFEVEKGEIFGFLGPNGAGKTTTINMLTGLARPDGGSIELGGLDCTSDRKPVQHLIGVVPDESSLYPELTGFENLCFCGALYGMRKKERIARAKELLDTVGLADAAKRRFGGYSKGMGRRLTIAAGVIHKPSVLFLDEPTTGIDVVSARTIRSMIRSLNENGTTVFLTTHYLEEAERLCDRVAFIRSGRIVLTDTMEGLLKKDRRGEAILLRFDGEGDGPAEFILRSAFPAVSFEPSGRGAVTARSETYLSVGAMVRTLEDGGFEVLEARRIVSTLEGVFLQVAEMEDER
- a CDS encoding response regulator gives rise to the protein MSDIRVLIVEDDPMVMDIHKRFVLSIPGFELVGLGANGMDGLKVLEQRSVDLVILDIYMPELDGLETLHEIRRRRRNVDVIVVSAAHETDTVRDVMRFGAFDYIVKPFTYERFKEAMEGYLLYWAQKGDLDQGAIDRIMRRGAREKRDRCLPKGLGSVQLDRVRSILMEEEGALSADEVAVRAGVSRVTARRYLEYLVSINRAAVEPLHRDVGRPVNLYRLLDAKGGDCS
- a CDS encoding ATP-binding protein, producing the protein MGNFFRLSLKGKVIGLVFCFFLMSSLVTGLVIRGTVIPMFERSMAEDAMDIALSVAHIPGIIDNVGRPDGAEAIQPIADGVRKKTGTEFVVVIDTDGIRYSHKVPERIGKRVVGGDEGRSLLGESYVSRAVGTLGPSLRAFAPIYRNGELVGAVLVGILIDRVNAETWRLTTNVLMALALGLVVGIVGATVLADGVKQSMRGFEPEEIDRFLWEREAMLESIKEGILAVDETGKVTLVNGEARRLLGLPDSGVIGRQVDVVVPNSRLPQVLSSGVPEYDREQVSENSRILTNRVPIVCQERTVGAVASFRDMSEVTSMAEELTGVRRYVDALRVRNHEFLNKLQTISGLVQLGEHDRAVAFISETVQSTQSVMSFIARRIKNPSVGGLILGKMGRCRELGIEFRIDEDSYLGPPGRVDSNALVAILGNLLENGMNALMDVSRERRRIYLSLFDESGRIIISVKDTGPGIPENLEEDIFERGFSTKGEGHGGYGLFNVKSLVEAYGGEINLESREGVSTEFLVNLPNGGSRS